A single Sander lucioperca isolate FBNREF2018 chromosome 24, SLUC_FBN_1.2, whole genome shotgun sequence DNA region contains:
- the LOC116053707 gene encoding ornithine decarboxylase-like: MNKNELGVHVLSPENCDIDILDNGRTVKDVIDNKIKELGQVDNEEPFYVANLDSMYERHLRWLANLPRVKPFYAVKCNNTAAVLRMMSALDIGFDCASKGEIQTALSLGVTPHKIIYAHTTKPMSHIKYACAHGVDMMTFDNEDELLKMSLCHPKAKLVLRIAVDDSKSLIKLSSKFGARLVSVGKLLERAGELGSEIIGVSFHVGSGCTGGSAFKQAIADARQVFDIANLLGFQMRLLDIGGGLSAIGDFQGKFEEFSVVINEALDEFFPLDCGVQIIAEPGRYYVESAFTLAANVFAKRVIFDEMDEDSDGGENSPERTMMYYLNDGVYGSMSCVVNDPAHSNLEPYLHRVVDSSEQRYRSVIWGPTCDCYDKITDGYWIPELHVGDWLLIDNMGAYSVSVSTDFNSFERAHVYAVVTAETWNASLSQLAN, encoded by the exons atgaataaaaatgaattgGGCGTGCATGTTTTGTCCCCTGAGAATTGTGACATTGACATTTTGGACAACGGAAGGACCGTCAAAGATGTCatagacaataaaataaaagagcTTGGTCAAGTG GACAATGAAGAGCCATTCTATGTGGCAAATCTAGATAGCATGTACGAGAGGCACCTCAGATGGCTTGCTAACTTACCTCGAGTCAAGCCTTTCTATGCGGTGAAGTGCAACAACACAGCGGCAGTTTTGAGGATGATGAGTGCTCTGGACATAGGTTTCGACTGTGCTAGCAAG GGCGAGATCCAGACGGCCCTGTCCCTCGGAGTGACACCCCATAAAATCATTTACGCACATACAACCAAACCAATGTCGCACATCAAATACGCCTGTGCTCATGGAGTAGATATGATGACTTTTGATAATGAGGATGAACTCCTGAAAATGTCTCTCTGTCACCCCAAAGCCAA ACTGGTGCTCCGCATCGCAGTGGATGACTCCAAATCCCTGATAAAACTCAGTTCAAAGTTTGGAGCCAGACTGGTGTCAGTTGGCAAGCTGCTGGAACGCGCTGGAGAGCTGGGCTCAGAGATCATCGGGGTCAGCTTTCACGTAGGCAGCGGGTGCACCGGAGGCTCTGCGTTCAAACAGGCCATTGCAGACGCCCGACAAGTCTTTGACATAGCG AATTTGCTTGGATTCCAGATGAGACTCTTGGATATTGGTGGAGGACTCTCTGCGATTGGGGACTTTCAAGGGAAATTTGAAGAg TTTTCAGTCGTCATTAATGAAGCACTGGATGAATTCTTCCCGCTTGACTGTGGGGTGCAGATTATTGCAGAGCCAGGCCGCTACTACGTGGAATctgccttcacactggcagcaAATGTCTTTGCCAAAAGAGTAATCTTTGATGAGATGGATGAAGATAGCG acgGTGGGGAAAACAGCCCTGAGAGAACGATGATGTACTACCTTAACGATGGAGTGTACGGCTCCATGAGTTGCGTTGTCAATGACCCTGCTCACTCCAACCTTGAACCGTATCTTCACAGG GTTGTTGACAGCAGTGAGCAGAGATACCGCTCTGTTATCTGGGGTCCAACCTGCGACTGCTATGACAAAATAACTGATGGCTACTGGATCCCTGAGTTGCATGTTGGGGACTGGCTTCTCATCGACAACATGGGCGCTTACTCTGTCAGTGTATCTACTGACTTCAATAGCTTtgaaagagcacacgtttacgCTGTTGTGACAGCTGAGACATGGAACGCCAGCCTTTCTCAGCTGGCTAACTAA